The following proteins come from a genomic window of Blastococcus sp. HT6-30:
- a CDS encoding dihydrofolate reductase family protein — translation MLTYYTATTLDGWIADPDDSLDWLFRQEEGEGGTSGFDAFMSGIGALVMGSTTYEWVLAHEAAAGNGWPFALPTWVMTSRDLPAGEGADVRFASGDVRAVHHAMTAAAGGRHLWLVGGGDLAGQFADAGLLDEVVVSVAPVTLGAGRPLLPRRLDLELVDAAVSGTFVAARYRVAGPLLEDRRERP, via the coding sequence ATGCTGACCTACTACACCGCCACCACCCTGGACGGCTGGATCGCCGATCCCGACGACTCCCTCGACTGGCTGTTCCGGCAGGAGGAGGGCGAGGGCGGGACGTCCGGGTTCGACGCGTTCATGTCCGGGATCGGGGCGCTCGTCATGGGATCGACCACCTACGAGTGGGTCCTCGCGCACGAGGCCGCCGCCGGGAACGGGTGGCCGTTCGCGCTGCCGACGTGGGTCATGACCAGCCGCGACCTGCCGGCCGGCGAGGGCGCCGACGTCCGGTTCGCCTCGGGCGACGTCCGTGCGGTGCACCACGCGATGACCGCCGCGGCGGGCGGGCGGCACCTCTGGCTGGTCGGCGGGGGAGACCTGGCCGGCCAGTTCGCCGACGCCGGGCTGCTCGACGAGGTCGTCGTCTCCGTCGCGCCGGTGACCCTCGGCGCGGGGCGGCCGCTGCTCCCACGACGGCTGGACCTGGAGCTGGTCGACGCCGCGGTCAGCGGCACGTTCGTGGCCGCGCGCTACCGCGTGGCCGGCCCGCTGCTCGAGGACCGGCGCGAGCGCCCCTGA
- a CDS encoding ATP-binding cassette domain-containing protein — protein sequence MDATSSPTPPPPPAASPSEAGGAAEIRLEGVSKVYADGTVGVEELDLTFAAGELTVLVGPSGCGKTTTMKMINRIIEPSTGRILIGGEDVTRADPVRLRRRIGYVIQNVGLFPHQTVRVNVGTVPRLLGWDKRRTRARVDELLDVVGLDPAVHGDRYPHQLSGGQRQRAGVARALAADPGVLLMDEPFSAVDPIVRERLQSEFLRLQETVRKTIVFVTHDIEEAVRLGDRIAVMSHGGRVEQFATPAELLGNPATPFVADFVGADRGLKRLAVTGIDAADLEHPPVVHVDDGLADARSVLARNGARWAVVLDDRQALHGWLSADRASGSGIVRDAGRRMEAWVPVEASLKTAFSTMLQHEAGWVAVLDGDRFLGVLTPESLHAALRRSVEGRAPETAGAASG from the coding sequence GACTCCGCCGCCGCCCCCTGCCGCCTCCCCCAGCGAGGCCGGCGGCGCTGCGGAGATCCGGCTCGAGGGGGTGAGCAAGGTCTACGCCGACGGCACCGTCGGCGTCGAGGAGCTCGACCTCACCTTCGCCGCCGGCGAGCTGACCGTCCTGGTGGGGCCATCCGGATGCGGCAAGACGACCACGATGAAGATGATCAACCGGATCATCGAGCCGTCGACGGGGCGCATCCTGATCGGCGGGGAGGACGTCACGCGGGCCGATCCGGTGCGGTTGCGCCGGCGGATCGGCTACGTCATCCAGAACGTCGGCCTCTTCCCGCACCAGACCGTGCGGGTCAACGTGGGCACCGTGCCGCGGCTGCTGGGCTGGGACAAGAGACGCACCCGCGCCCGCGTCGACGAGCTGCTCGACGTGGTGGGGCTCGACCCCGCCGTCCACGGGGACCGCTACCCCCACCAGCTGTCCGGCGGTCAGCGGCAGCGGGCCGGCGTGGCCCGGGCCCTGGCCGCCGACCCGGGCGTCCTGCTCATGGACGAGCCGTTCTCGGCGGTGGACCCCATCGTGCGGGAGCGGCTGCAGTCGGAGTTCCTGCGGCTGCAGGAGACCGTGCGCAAGACGATCGTCTTCGTCACCCACGACATCGAGGAGGCCGTGCGCCTCGGCGACCGGATCGCCGTCATGAGCCACGGCGGCCGGGTCGAGCAGTTCGCCACCCCCGCCGAGCTGCTGGGGAACCCCGCGACCCCCTTCGTGGCCGACTTCGTCGGTGCCGACCGGGGCCTCAAGCGCCTGGCCGTCACCGGCATCGACGCCGCCGACCTCGAGCACCCGCCGGTCGTGCACGTCGACGACGGGCTCGCCGACGCGCGCAGCGTGCTCGCCCGGAACGGCGCCCGCTGGGCCGTCGTCCTCGACGACCGGCAGGCGCTGCACGGCTGGCTGTCGGCCGACCGGGCCTCCGGCAGCGGCATCGTGCGCGACGCCGGCAGACGGATGGAGGCCTGGGTCCCGGTGGAGGCGTCGCTCAAGACTGCGTTCTCCACGATGCTCCAGCACGAGGCCGGCTGGGTGGCCGTGTTGGACGGCGACCGTTTCCTGGGCGTGCTCACCCCCGAGTCGCTGCATGCGGCCCTGCGCCGCTCGGTGGAGGGCCGGGCCCCCGAGACCGCCGGCGCGGCATCCGGGTAG
- a CDS encoding helix-turn-helix transcriptional regulator, with the protein MTGRDRLRELLDAVLDEDNHTLAEMAGEAYASPFHFSRVLSRDAGEAPVAMRRRVMLERAAWQLRQGGSVTEAAWAAGYESVEGFSRAFARAFGRAPSTVDATTGHWLPAPNGIHFHPPTSLWVESTEHAMNPLTEQLVAHALDDTRHLIEVAAGLTGEEYRARRLPGLVVQPWDGPEESVQAVLEHLVCTVEVWLASIEGRDLPDRDDDPGAARLLERHDAAAPGWLAVVRDVDRRGGWDDRLIDALCEPPESFVLSSVVAHVLTYSAHRRQLVRHLLRSAGRDIDTGDPIDWLRARRGETPGGI; encoded by the coding sequence ATGACGGGACGGGACCGGCTGCGCGAACTGCTCGACGCCGTGCTCGACGAGGACAACCACACCCTCGCGGAGATGGCCGGCGAGGCCTACGCCTCGCCGTTCCACTTCAGCCGGGTGCTGTCCCGCGACGCCGGCGAGGCGCCCGTGGCGATGCGGCGACGGGTGATGCTCGAGCGCGCCGCGTGGCAGCTGCGGCAGGGCGGCAGCGTCACCGAGGCGGCCTGGGCCGCGGGGTACGAGTCGGTCGAGGGCTTCAGCCGCGCCTTCGCCCGGGCCTTCGGCCGGGCCCCCAGCACGGTCGACGCGACGACCGGCCACTGGCTGCCGGCGCCGAACGGCATCCATTTCCACCCGCCCACCTCGCTGTGGGTGGAGAGCACGGAGCACGCCATGAACCCGCTCACCGAGCAGCTGGTGGCGCACGCGCTGGACGACACCCGCCACCTGATCGAGGTCGCGGCGGGCCTGACCGGCGAGGAGTACCGCGCGCGGCGGCTGCCCGGCCTGGTGGTGCAGCCGTGGGACGGCCCGGAGGAGTCGGTCCAGGCGGTGCTCGAGCACCTGGTGTGCACGGTGGAGGTCTGGCTGGCCTCGATCGAGGGCCGCGACCTGCCCGATCGCGACGACGACCCCGGCGCGGCCCGGCTGCTGGAGCGGCACGACGCAGCGGCGCCGGGCTGGCTGGCCGTGGTGCGGGACGTCGACCGGCGGGGCGGCTGGGACGACCGGCTGATCGACGCGCTGTGCGAGCCGCCGGAGAGCTTCGTGCTCAGCAGCGTCGTCGCGCACGTGCTCACGTACTCGGCGCACCGCCGCCAGCTCGTCCGTCACCTGCTGCGCTCCGCCGGCCGGGACATCGACACCGGCGACCCCATCGACTGGCTCCGCGCCCGCCGCGGCGAGACCCCTGGAGGAATTTGA